CTGCCAATGTAGAGATCGTCGGCGGCTACTATACCGAAAACAGCAATGTCGGCGACTTTGTAAAAGCCCCCTATATGGTCGTGGCCAATACGGATGACGCCAACAAAGAGGCATATCCCAAGGCCATTGCCGCTCCGGAGACCGGCTCCGTGGCCTACGTCGCCGATGTCAACGGCGGCACCTCTTATAAAACCATCGACGAGGCAATCGCGGGAGCAAACGGAAAGCCCATTCTGCTGCTTGCAGACGTGGAGCTGAGTTCCCTGCCCGCAGACACATCTATCAATGCCCAGAATAAGTCGGTGAGCTACGGAGGCTCCCTGGCCAAGTTGGTGTCCACGGGTGCTGAGCTGATCAATGTGGGGACCCTGACCGTCACCGATGGAGCCGTCGGCAGCTTCACCATGGCCGCCAAAGAAATTACGGCCGGTTTTGTACCGGAGGCACTGCGGGCCACGGTCCTTAAGTACATCCCCGATGATTACAGCATCGGTGATCAGAACGGTTTAAACGGCAAGGTGGCCGCTACCAGCAGTTTTGGCGCCACAATCGGCAGGACAGGCTATGAAGCTCTGGTCAACGCACTGTCTGTTGCCTGCCAGAACGACACATCCTCCAGCCAGATCAACGACGTGGTGGTCATGCAACAGGATTCGTCTTCCCACACCGAAGCCCTGGCCTATGCCACCTATACTCTGGATCTAAATGGCCATACATTGGGTGGTTCTTCTAATGAATACGGCTTTGGTATTGTTCCGGTGAGCGTCCTGTCCCCAAGCCATGCCAACATCACCCTGACTGACAGTGCCAAAAGCGGCGAAATCGTCGGCAGCAACTTCGGCGTGGTTCTGAACGGTGAAGTTCCCGGAGTCAAGCTGGTCTTAGACGGCGTCAAGGTGACCTCCACCACCGGCGAGGGCGTCTATTTCCCCGGTAAGGAGCACAGCGCCCTGACCATCAAGAGCGGCACAGAGATCACCGGCTCTACCGGCCTCGGCATCAAGGGCGGCAACGTTATCATTGAGAATGGCGCTAAAATCAGCGGTACCCGGGCAACATCTGAAATTCCGGAGGCATCTACTCCCAGCGGCATTTCGGACCTGACCGGCGATGCCGTCTACGTGGAATGCGGCTACAATTTCCCCCTGTCTTTGACCATTCAGGGCGGCTGTTTCTCCAGCGTGTCCGGCGAAATGGTTCGCATGCTCTTCTCTGATACCACCGAAGTGGAAGAGACCATCTCCATTTCCGGCGGCTATTTCTCCGCCAAGCTGGACAGCAAGTATCTTGCAGCAGGTTATTATGTCCAGCCCAGCGACAAGGACGGCTACAGCTACATGGTCAGCGACAGCGCGGTTGCTCAGATCGGCACCGACAAGTACGGCACCCTGGCCGAAGCCGTAGCTGCGGCTGGCGAGGGACAGACAATCCGCATGCTAAAGAACACCACTTTGGACAGCGTTCTTTCCTTCAGCGGCGACAAGGCGGTTACACTGGACCTGAACGGAAAGACCATTACCTCCGATTACGCGATCAACATCGATACCGGAGCTAAAGTAACCATTCAGGGCAGCACCGGAACCATCGCACTGAACAACGGTGCGCGCCTGATTATCACCGGCAACACCGCGTATGAAAACAGCGGCGTGCATATTCCGGAAAAGGCCGTCCTCTCTACGCTGAATCTGAAGAGCGGCACCATCACCAGCAGCAAGGGCGCTACCGTCTATGTAAGGGGCAGCGGCGCCACGCTGAATATGACAGGCGGCACAGTCCGCAACACCTATAAAAATGGGACAACGGACGGCAACTTTGCCATCAGCGGAGATGGGACCCGCGACAGCAAAACCGATAACGGCGGCATTACCATCAATATCTCCGGCGGTACAGTGGAAAGCGTCCAGGACTGCGCCCTCTATCTCCCCGGTGCCAACACCACCTCCATTTCCGGCAACGCGGTCATCAAGGGTTGGTGTGGTATTGAGATCGATTCCGGTAAGCTGACCGTCTCCGGCGGAACCATCCAGTCCACATACAGCGGAGACGGAACCCGTAAGTATAAGCCAAGCGGCAGCGGTAACTACAACTTCGGCACCGCTCTTGCCATTGTCTCCAAGGGCAATCAGAGCGCAACGAGTTACTATGGCCACATGGACATCACCATCACCGGCGGCACATTCATCAGCCCCACCTACTATGCCATTGATGAGTACAACCTGGCGCATGTCCAGAATGAAGCGAATCCAAGCGCAGCTTATATCGAAGAGAACGGTTTCTCCATCACCGGCGGCTATTTCTCCGGTAAGGTCGGCGCCATTCTCTCCGACAATATGAAGTCCTTCATTACCGGCGGACGGTTTACCTCTGACCCCACCGCCTACCTTGCCACTGATTATTTGGCTGTGACCGAGGACTACACCACCGGCGGCGTCACCTATAAGTACGCTGTTCAGGAGAAGAAGACCGAAGTTGAAGTGGTCGTGTCTCCTCCCAACGTGGCTCCTCTCCCCGAAAATGCCAAGGATGAGGTAAAGGAAGCTGCCGCGGCACTGGAAACCGCCCCTGCTCCCGAAGGCCTGGAGACTGTTGCCAACAAGGTGGCCCAGAACACCACGCTGACCAGCGATAGTCCCAGTGTCAAGAAGGCCTTGGAAGAGGCGGAAATCGATATCGCTGACGAGTCCGTTACCATCGTGGTGGAGCCCTATCTGAACATCGAGGTGAAGGACTGCGTCAAGGATGAGGGCAGCGACGCTCTGGTCACTTTGGAGCTGAACATCACTCCCATGTACAACACCGTGGCCACCACTGCCAATGTCAGCGAGGGCGACGAACTGGTCAAGGAGATTCCGGAAGGCAATGACAATCCTGATTTGAAAGTCAACGCCGCGGTGGTCGGTTCCCCCAAGCCCATGACCGTCACCACTCCCGTGACCATCACCATTCCCCTGCCCGATGGGTTCTCCGTGGAGAACCTGAAGGTTCAGCACACCAAATCCAACGGCAGCGTCTACTATTACGACGCCACGATTGAGGGAGACTCTTCCAAGACCGCCACCTTCACCGTGACCCACGGCTTCAGCAAGTTCGTTCTGAAAGCCGACGCCCGCACCGCCACCGTCACCTTCAAGAACGGTAATGACATTGTGGCTGAAAGCCAGTCCTTTAACGCCCTGAACGTGGGCGACAAACTGCCCACCGCCTCCAAGAGCGGCTACAGCTTCAGCGGCTGGACCTTTGAGGGCATCGACGGAACCTACACCACCCTGACCGACAAGCTCCTGGATGCTTTGAATGGCAAGGATGTTACCGCAACCGCCAAGTTCTCCGCCAACTCCAGCGGCGGTGGTGGCGGCGGCGGCTCCGTCGTCACTCCGCCCACCGGCTGGAAGAACCCCTTCACCGACGTGAATGAGAACGACTGGTGCTATGACGCAGTGAAGTACGCAGTGGAAAACGGCCTGTTTAACGGCACCACCGACACCACCTTCAGCCCCAACGCCACCATGACCCGCGGCATGCTGGTCACCGTGCTCTACCGCCTGGAGGGTTCTCCCGCCGTGACCGCCGCGCCCTCCTTCTCTGATGTGGCCGCGGACAGCTACTGTGCCAAGGCCGTGGTTTGGGCCAATGCCAACGGCATCGTCAAGGGCTTCTCCGAGGATGTTTTCGCACCGGGCAGCAACATCACCCGGGAGCAGATGGCCGCGATCCTGTACCGCTATGCGCAGTACAAGGGCATGGAGGCCGTGACCCTGGAAGAAAACCTGACCTCCTTCCCCGATGCCGATGAGATTTCCGAGTATGCCGTCTCCGCCATGAACTGGGCGGTTGGCAAGCAGCTCATCACCGGCAAGACCGACGGCACCCTGTCTCCCAAGGGCAACGCGACCCGCGCCCAGGTGGCTACCATCCTGATGCGCTACTGCGAAACCGTGGCGAAATAACAAGTGCGAAAGAGACCGGAGCTGATGCTCCGGTCTCTTTTTATTGCAAAGCGGCAAAAAAGCCGTGGGGCGCGGTGTGCCCCACGGCCTGAAACCCCTTATTCTCCTCCGGCTCCGTCGGAGAAGCGCGCAAAAGCAGCGTTTTACGCTGTTTTGTCAGTTGGCGTTAATAATCTTCCACCACTTTGGTGCGGATTACCTGGGAAATGTTCCAGTTGCCCAGGATATAGATGGTATCCATGGCTCCGGCTCTGGCATTTACGTAGAAGGACACCAGAGGATCCACGGAACCGTAGCCCGGCAGATAGTAGCCTGCCATGGCCAGAGGCAGGTCCTCCACAGTCTGGATATCGTCATACATCCGATTGAGTGAGTACGGGGTCTGGGCAATGTAGAAATCATACTCCTTGGGCCGCGCCTGACGCCAGATCGTTACTTCTTTATAGCGCACATCCGTAAAGACCACCCGGCCGTCCGCCAGCACCACATCGAGGGCCGGGCTGTTGTAGACCAGATTCACCGCGCGGATGCAGGCCCGGTTGGCCGGGCGGTTGTTGCAGGGTTTATCCGACACCCGCACCAGATCCAGCACTCCGCCGGAGCGCACGATGGCCAGGGTGATCACTTCCCCGGCGCTCATGGGTACGCTGCTCTGGTAGAGCACAGTCCGGGGAGAACGGACGCTGTAGATGGTGACTGTACGGAATCCGTCAATCACATTGAAATAATTGCCAAGGTTTCCAAACGCCAGATTGTTGGCCACGGTTCTGGATCCTACCGCCACCCGGACGGGCTCTCCGTCCGCTACAGCGTTGAGAAAACGAACCGTCGCGTATCCGGGGTACTCCGGGCGGACGCCGGGCATGGGGATGCCCACAATGGGCGGCAGAGGGATCACCGGGGTCTGGTCCGGATTCGCCGCGGGAGGCTGACCCACGATGGGCGGCAGAGGAATTACCGGCGTCTGGTCCGGATTCGCTGCGGGAGGCTGGTCCACAATGGGCGGCAGGGGAATTACCGGCGTCTGGTCCGGATTTGCCGCGGGAGGCTGATCCACGATGGGCGGCAGGGGAACCACCGGGGTGTCTCCCTCATCCGGTACGATGGGTGGCAAGGGAACAACAGGGGTGTTTTCCGGCAGCGGCGTTGCCGGTACATCCCGGAGATTTTTTTCTGTTGGCATGGAGTGAAGCTCCTTTCAGATGATTGCGCGCTGATTCACCACGCGCCTGTTTCATTGTATGCCCCGCGGACCCGGTTTGCCTGTCACCGGCAGGCCTTTCCTTCTATCCAAAAAAAGTCGATTTTTGCGGTATAACCTGTCCCCATCTGCCTATACTATCTCTGTGCGTTTTCCGAATCTCAAACGCTTGACAGCATAAGGAGGGATTTATTCTGGGGCAGGCAACTTTGTATACGCTCAACTGTACCAACTGCATTTTTTTAGAAAAGCTACTGGATAAAAGCGGCATTTCCTACGAAAAATGTACAGACGCAAAAGCCATGCGTAAGCTTGGGTTCACCACTGTGCCGGTTCTGGAGGCCGACGGCCGCCGGATGTTTTATCCGGAAGCGGTAGAGTGGGTCAATCAGCAGATCAAGGAAGGGTCCTGATCCCGTCTGGGTTCAGGACCCTTCCTGCTCAATTCCTATTTTTCCTTCTGTCCCTCTGATGCTTCCTCATGAAAAAGGGAGATCAGCATCCGCACTGTGATCCGTTCCGCCTCCTCTAAGGCCTTTTGCATCCGCCCGGCCTCCTGGAGCCTGAGTCTATCCCATGCAGGCTTTGCAGCCGCCGCATCAATCCCTGCCCTGCACTGCGCTATGTAATCAATGCAGAGTGCCAGCTGCAAAAGGTCCGGTTCGTCCATTGTTCCCTTGTTCCTCCCCAAAGGCCAGGCGGCAGGGCAGCCGTGCCGCTCCAAGGTTCCCTGTACCAGGCGCAGGGTCTGCCGCACATAGGCCATGTCGGCCGCTTCTCCGCTCTCCTGCCTTTTTAACCGCTCTGCTTTCATTTCCGCTTTTGCCTCTCCCCTCTCCCATTGCATCTGTTGGCGTGCAGAACGGCCAGTCTGTACGCCGCCCGACAGAATCATATTCCCTTTAGTACATTTATTCATTTTAAATGAACTTTATGGCAGCAAAATATTGTCGATAGGGACACCGTATAAATGGCACAGCCGCACCAGAGTCGTGGCCTTCAGCGGAACCTTTCCCCGTTCCCAGTTTGCAACTGACTCTGTTGAGACACCAAGTTCCGCAGCAACCTCAGCTTGGTTCAGATTGGCGTTGATCCGTGCTGCCCTGAGCGTAATCTTGTACTCCATCTCGCGCACCTCCGTTCGTTTTAATTGAACTTATCATACGACAACAGGCTATCTCTGTCAAGCGGATGTTCAAATTAAAATGAACTTTTTGGAATTTCTATTGCAATTTGTTCAGTTTTCATGTAAAATGCTTTTGAAACGGGGTGATACAATTGACAGAGCGGGAAATGTGTGTGGTATTTGCAAAAAATCTCAACCGGGTGATGTTGGAAAAATCCATCAAACAAATTGACATTGTGAATCAGCTCCATGTTGCAAAGGGTACAGTGTCCGCCTGGTGCGCGGGACAGAATATTCCCCGGACGGACAGGCTCAGCGAGCTGCTTCAGCTCCTGCATGTGGAGCTCTCCGACCTGCTTTTGGAAAAACCCCGGAGGGATGATCTCCGGGCGGATCTTTTGCTGTCTTTTGACGCCCTCTCCCCGGAGGCGCAAAAGGAAGTTCTGGCTTTCATCGCCTTCAAAAAGACTCAGGAACCCAAACCCGCCCGCCGCTCACGCTCTGCCGGGAAGCGAATCCCCTTTCCCCAGAAGGGCGATATTCCCATTGTCGCCCGGGGTGGTCCGGTGGGTCAGATTTCACAGGACGCCGCCCGCATCCTGGAGTTGAAGGCCCAAGAAACAGATGAAGAGCCTTGAGTTCTGCAAAGCACTTCAGAGGAGTTGCTTTACATGAGTTCCTATGGAAAGTATACCGGCGCCAGAGACGCCAGCTGGCAGTGCCTGCTTGACTGCCAGATCTCCTCTCTGCCGGTACAGGTCAATGAATTGGGAGGCCGTCTGGGGATTCGTCTCTATAAATACACAGTCAATCGGGAGCCGATCATTGAAGCGGGCCTTGGGGCATATCTGGCTGCCGACGGTTTTTCACTTCAAGCCCCTTCCGGACAACTGATGGTCTTTTTCAACGACCGCTACAGCCATCATCGGATCCGTTTTACTGTGGCCCATGAGTACGGCCACATTCTGTTGGGGCACATGGGACATATAGTCTGTCCCCACGGCGCGCTGCTGTCCTCTCCGGACCCCAAAAAGGAGCGGGACGCCAATGTGTTCGCCTCCCGCCTTTTGGCGCCGGCCTGTGTTCTGTGGGGCTGCGGCGCACAGACGGCAGAGGAGATCGCCCAGCTGTGCGATATCTCCAAGGATGCTGCTCAGGTCCGCGCGCAGCGCATGCAGCTTCTGCGCCGCCGAAACGCCTGGCTGCGCTCCCCTTTGGAGCGCAGTGTCTTCACCCAGTTCCAGCCCTATATCGAGGCCAACAAGCTCTGAGGTGTCCTGTTTTTAATCTGTAAATCAATTGAGGAGCGGCTTCAGGGTCTTCTGAAGCCGCTCCTCAATTGACAAAAACAAAAAAGCCGAATTTCTATGCACAATGTT
This window of the Dysosmobacter acutus genome carries:
- a CDS encoding S-layer homology domain-containing protein, with the protein product MRKKLLSVLLVLCMALSLLPTAALADEPEVPTTPEEVTTEPLENTQEPEQAAELPEEAVTYDAPQSTDQAEVNGTAYPTLAAALDAAGDGDTVTLLSDVTATTYDGSVTISKKVTLDLNQYSLIAKESGWFSLKAEITLKNGTVSYEKSDGLSINAPVVMVDCTLKSSTGSAVKLSSGSTLTATNCTFEMTGKGSAAIKGTADQVLLNGCTVNGGTSTYAIDLTSNDVLLTDCTVSGGSSESIYAVVSNAGGTFTVDGGSITATADKPAASITWSSQGTLVIKGESEVSGTVKMYGTADNAGGHIRIEGGCYSAESTIASNKPANVEIVGGYYTENSNVGDFVKAPYMVVANTDDANKEAYPKAIAAPETGSVAYVADVNGGTSYKTIDEAIAGANGKPILLLADVELSSLPADTSINAQNKSVSYGGSLAKLVSTGAELINVGTLTVTDGAVGSFTMAAKEITAGFVPEALRATVLKYIPDDYSIGDQNGLNGKVAATSSFGATIGRTGYEALVNALSVACQNDTSSSQINDVVVMQQDSSSHTEALAYATYTLDLNGHTLGGSSNEYGFGIVPVSVLSPSHANITLTDSAKSGEIVGSNFGVVLNGEVPGVKLVLDGVKVTSTTGEGVYFPGKEHSALTIKSGTEITGSTGLGIKGGNVIIENGAKISGTRATSEIPEASTPSGISDLTGDAVYVECGYNFPLSLTIQGGCFSSVSGEMVRMLFSDTTEVEETISISGGYFSAKLDSKYLAAGYYVQPSDKDGYSYMVSDSAVAQIGTDKYGTLAEAVAAAGEGQTIRMLKNTTLDSVLSFSGDKAVTLDLNGKTITSDYAINIDTGAKVTIQGSTGTIALNNGARLIITGNTAYENSGVHIPEKAVLSTLNLKSGTITSSKGATVYVRGSGATLNMTGGTVRNTYKNGTTDGNFAISGDGTRDSKTDNGGITINISGGTVESVQDCALYLPGANTTSISGNAVIKGWCGIEIDSGKLTVSGGTIQSTYSGDGTRKYKPSGSGNYNFGTALAIVSKGNQSATSYYGHMDITITGGTFISPTYYAIDEYNLAHVQNEANPSAAYIEENGFSITGGYFSGKVGAILSDNMKSFITGGRFTSDPTAYLATDYLAVTEDYTTGGVTYKYAVQEKKTEVEVVVSPPNVAPLPENAKDEVKEAAAALETAPAPEGLETVANKVAQNTTLTSDSPSVKKALEEAEIDIADESVTIVVEPYLNIEVKDCVKDEGSDALVTLELNITPMYNTVATTANVSEGDELVKEIPEGNDNPDLKVNAAVVGSPKPMTVTTPVTITIPLPDGFSVENLKVQHTKSNGSVYYYDATIEGDSSKTATFTVTHGFSKFVLKADARTATVTFKNGNDIVAESQSFNALNVGDKLPTASKSGYSFSGWTFEGIDGTYTTLTDKLLDALNGKDVTATAKFSANSSGGGGGGGSVVTPPTGWKNPFTDVNENDWCYDAVKYAVENGLFNGTTDTTFSPNATMTRGMLVTVLYRLEGSPAVTAAPSFSDVAADSYCAKAVVWANANGIVKGFSEDVFAPGSNITREQMAAILYRYAQYKGMEAVTLEENLTSFPDADEISEYAVSAMNWAVGKQLITGKTDGTLSPKGNATRAQVATILMRYCETVAK
- a CDS encoding DUF4397 domain-containing protein, with protein sequence MPTEKNLRDVPATPLPENTPVVPLPPIVPDEGDTPVVPLPPIVDQPPAANPDQTPVIPLPPIVDQPPAANPDQTPVIPLPPIVGQPPAANPDQTPVIPLPPIVGIPMPGVRPEYPGYATVRFLNAVADGEPVRVAVGSRTVANNLAFGNLGNYFNVIDGFRTVTIYSVRSPRTVLYQSSVPMSAGEVITLAIVRSGGVLDLVRVSDKPCNNRPANRACIRAVNLVYNSPALDVVLADGRVVFTDVRYKEVTIWRQARPKEYDFYIAQTPYSLNRMYDDIQTVEDLPLAMAGYYLPGYGSVDPLVSFYVNARAGAMDTIYILGNWNISQVIRTKVVEDY
- a CDS encoding helix-turn-helix transcriptional regulator, encoding MEYKITLRAARINANLNQAEVAAELGVSTESVANWERGKVPLKATTLVRLCHLYGVPIDNILLP
- a CDS encoding helix-turn-helix domain-containing protein produces the protein MVFAKNLNRVMLEKSIKQIDIVNQLHVAKGTVSAWCAGQNIPRTDRLSELLQLLHVELSDLLLEKPRRDDLRADLLLSFDALSPEAQKEVLAFIAFKKTQEPKPARRSRSAGKRIPFPQKGDIPIVARGGPVGQISQDAARILELKAQETDEEP
- a CDS encoding ImmA/IrrE family metallo-endopeptidase, encoding MSSYGKYTGARDASWQCLLDCQISSLPVQVNELGGRLGIRLYKYTVNREPIIEAGLGAYLAADGFSLQAPSGQLMVFFNDRYSHHRIRFTVAHEYGHILLGHMGHIVCPHGALLSSPDPKKERDANVFASRLLAPACVLWGCGAQTAEEIAQLCDISKDAAQVRAQRMQLLRRRNAWLRSPLERSVFTQFQPYIEANKL